The Arthrobacter sp. D5-1 genome segment TGAAGTCATTCCACGCATAAAGGAAGGCGAAGATTCCCACGGTGGCGCTCATTGGAGCGAGAAGCGGGAAGATCAGCTTCCAAAAGGTCTGCCAGGTGGTAGCGCCGTCGATCCTTGCACTCTCCTCCAACTCCATCGGGATGGACCGGAGAAATGCGGTGAACAGAAGGACGCTGAAACTCAGCTGGAACATGGTGGCCAGCAGGATCACACCGAACGGATTGTCCAGGCCCAACCGGCCCGTGAGCTGGATCTGCGGCAGCGCCACCACGGGGAACGGAATGAACATTGCCCCCAGCAAGTAGAAGAACGAATACCGGAAGAGCCGGCGCTCCCAGTTTCGAACGATCGCATAAGAAGCAAAGGCCGCAAGGATGATGGTGGCCACCACCGTCCCGGCAGTCACCAGCAAGGACATCGCGGCGCCAACAGGGAAGTTTGTCAGCGTCCAGGCCTGGACGAAGCCGTCAAAACTGAAGGGAGCCGGGAAGGAGAAGGCGTTGCCATCCACCGCCTGCCCCTGGGTCTTCAGCGCCATGGAGATTGTGACGTACAGCGGCAGGAGCACGGTGACCGCGCACAGGATGAGGATGGTGGTTGCCGGCCAGTTGACGCGTTCGACGGCGGACTCGGACCGGCGTCGGCTCTTTCCGGTGGGCTGGGTGGTGGGCTCGGTGATGGCGAGGGTGGCTTGATTGGTCATCAGAGTGCATTCCGTCCGCGAGTCAGCGAAAGCTGTACGAGAGAGATAACAATGGCCACTACGAAAAAGATCGTGGCGTTGGCCATCTGGTAGGCGTAGTCGCCGCCGTTGAAGCCCGAGATGACGGTCATCGCGATGCTTCGGGTTGAGGTGCCCGGGCCACCGTTGGTCAGGCCAACAATGATGTCGTAGGCGTTCAGGAAGCCTTTGAACCCCAGGATGATGTTGATGACCACGTAGCCCGATACCAGCGGAAGCGTGATCTTGACCAACTGCTGGAACTTGCTGGCTCCATCGATTTCCGCAGCTTCATAGACGTCCCCCGGCACGGCCACCAGTCCTGCGATGTAGATCAGCAGTGCACCCGGCACAGCCTGCCAGGCAGTGACCAGCACAATGGCTACCCAGGCGAGGTCCGGGTTTGCCAGCAGGCTGTTCTCCAGCCAGGGAATCCCGGCAGCGGCGCCAAGGGAGGGCAGCGAGTTGGAGAACAGGAAGTTGAAGACGTAGGCGATGATGATGCCCGAGACCACCATGGGGATGACGAAAATGGTCCGCAGCGCCGATTTCATCCTGATGCGCGAGGTCAGCCCGACGGCCAGGAGGAACGCCACCACGTTGACGGCGATCACGGTGACGATGGAGAACCCGAACGTGAACAGGTAGCTCTGCAGGATGGCGGGGTCGGTGAAGATGGCAACGTAGTTGGTCAGGCCGACAAATTCCCAGTCACCGATTCCGATCGAGTTGGTGAAACTGAAGAAGATGCCGATGATTCCCGGAATGGTGATGGCCAACGTGAAGAGGATGAGGCTGGGGACGAGGAAAAAGTAGAAGATCGGCTCGACCCGGCGCGTGCTGCCCTGCCGCTGACGGCCCTGCTTGGCCGAAACCTGCTTCCGGCCGTCCTGCCCGGACGTAGTGGGGGTGGTGATGATGGACATGATGTTGACTCCCTGCTTCGGCGCTACTGGCGGAAAGCCAGCCGCGCCCAGTCTGCGTCGAGGGTGCTAAGGGTGGAGGTGGGGCTGGCGCCGAAAACGAGGGCCTGCGTGTAGTTCATGATCGGGATGGTTTTTGGTACCAGCACTGAAGGACCCTGGTAGACCTGGGATTGCTCGTAGTACCGCACCATTCCTTCAATCCGGGGATCGGGAGCCGCAGCTGAATCCTTGGTGGGAGTGAAGCCCAACTGCGATTTGTTGTAGGCATCGATCACTTCGGGCCGGTAAAGGTACTCGAGGAAGTCCTTTGCGGCCTCCTTGTGTTTGGAGGCCTCAGGGATCCAGGCGGCCAGGTCCACGTTCACCCGGACACGCAGGTCCTGGGGGTCTTCGGTCATGGGCAGCGGGAAGGTTCCAAGTTTCAGGTCAGGGGCCGTCTTCGCGATCTCGCTGAAGGCCCACGGACCCTGCAGGTACATGGCGGCCTTGCCCTGGGAGAACGCCAGGTTGCCGTCGCCGTAGGCGCGGCTGGCTGCATCCTTGTTCACGTACTTCGAGGCCAGTTCCAGCATCTTGCCAACAGGCTTTTCAAAGTCCTTCTGGAAGGACACTGCAGATTTTGGCCCCACGTTGGTGCCTTCGGCGGAAAGCTTGTCAAAGAAGTCCAGCGTGTCCACCTGGCCGCCCACGGAGTAGTCGAACCAGCCCTGGGCGATGGTCCAGTCGTCCTTCCACGTGGCGTAGAACGGCGTCACTCCAGCGGCTTTGAGTTGATCGCATGCTGCGGTCAGCTCACTCCAGGTGGTGGGCACCTTGATGTTGTTGGCCGCGAAGATTTCCTTGTTGTAGATGACCGAGGAGGCCATGATCGAGTAGGGCAGCGCGCTGGTGCGGTCCGGGTAGGTCCCGTACTGGTCCATCAACGGCTGGAGATCTTCGCGGATCCTTGACGCCGCTGCCGTACCGGAGAGATCGCTCAAGGCGCCCCGCTGGACAAAGCGTGAGGTTTCCATGTTGTAGTTCGCCAAGGCGATGTCCGGCGGATTTCCCCGGACGAAGCTCGCGGACACCACATCCACCCCCGAGGTGTCCAGGACAACCTCGGTGTCGTTCTGGGAGGCGTTGTAGTCGGCAACGAGCTTGGTCATGAAGCCAATGGCTTCGCGCTTGCTGAACGTGAAGCGGATGGTTTCCTTGCCCGATTCCCCTGTGCAACCGGAGAGGAGACCGGCCAGCAGGGCCAGTCCGAGGCTCATCGCCGCAAGGCGCTTCTTACGCGTAGGTTTCACAGACTCCGTGGTCCTTTCGTCGTGCGGACCGCTGTGGCCGCCGTGCCCGGGGTGGTCGCTGCTGACCATCCCGAGTTTAGATAGGAGATAAATTTATGACCTATCGCTAGTTTGGGTGACGTGCGCCACAGCGTCAAGCTTTTAACGGAAGCGCGTCACAATCTAAATTTATGTACTAAATTTAGAGAGATCGTTCTATCGCTCCCGATAGACGCCCAAGAGTTTGGAGTACCCCATGCTGAGCGGGACTGCACCGTCAACCCAACTGGTACGCCGGGTCAACGCCAGCGCAATGCTCAAAGCCATGCGCGGCGCCGGTGTCCTCACCGGAACCGAGTTGATGGACTCCACCGGGCTCTCGCGCGCCACCGTCATATCGATCTGCGATGAACTGGTCCGGCTCGGTTGGCTCCAGGAGTTGGAGAGCCAACGGGGTACCGGGGACTACGTCAAGGGACGCCCGGCCCGCCGCTTCGTGTTCGACGATGACGCGGCCAGCGTCATCGGCATCGACATCGGCGCCACCAAGATCACGGCAATCGTGGCCAACATGGCAGGGGCATCCCTGTCCAGGGTCACCATGCCTTTCCGCACCTTCAACCTCCCTGCCGATGAACGCGCCGACGTGCTGGACCGCATTGCCGCCGACGCCCTGAAGCAGGCAGGAGTCACTGCGGATTCAGTGCTGGCGGTCGCCGTGGGGGTTGCCGCACCGGTCAGCCGCGACGGCGAAGTCCTCACCGTCCAGGAATTCTGGAGGTCCTTCGACGTCCGCAGGATCGTCGCTGAGCGGCACGGCTGGCATGTCCTCCTGGAAAATGACGCCAACCTGGCCGCCTTGGCCGAACGGTGGCAGGGCACCGCGCAAGGAGTGGACAACTTTGTGGTGATGTTGGCCGGTGACCGCCTGGGCTCGGGCATCCTTGAATCCGGACGCCTGCTCCGCGGCCAGCTCGGAGGCTTCGGTGAACTGGGCTATCTGGACACCGTGGAAGGCGTGGGAGACACCTACGGAATTGCCCACTACGCTGCCCGGTGGGGCCGCGAAGCCATGGAAGCCAGCACCACTACCTCGCTGCACACTCTCTGTGGCAGCGATCCTGAATCCTTGAGCGCCGAAATGGTCTTCGAAGCCGCAGCAGAGGGCGATGACGCCGCACGAACCGTGCTGGACCGCCTGTCTGAACGCATGGCCCGGGTCATCGGTTCAGTCAGTACGTTGGTCAACCCGGACCTGGTGGTCATAGCCGGGGCCGTGGCGGCCTCGGCCCACGCACTGATTCCGGGCATTGAAGAGAAGATGACGGAGTTCACCTTCACTCCCCCGCGCCTGGCAACCTCACCCTTGGGCGATGGGATCGTGTCCCTCGGCGCGATCCGGCATGCACTGGATTATGTCGAGGAACATGCCCTGGACCTTTACCCCGCGTCGCTGCCGAAACACGAGGCTGCCGGCTGACCGCTTCTTGCCCCTCGGCCCGGCAGGCGGCCAGTCCGGAATTCGGCTAGTCCGGCATCGACATGGTGCGCAGGTCCAGTTGCCTCAGCACGCGATCTGCGACTTCCGGATCAGTACCCAGCTCGTTCCGGGCCGCCACCACTTCCTGCCGTGCAGCATCCAACGCGATGGTCTGCACCGCGATGGACAACTCCCGTCCGCGCTTGCGCTTTTCAGCGACCGACTCGTTCTGCAGGGTGCCATCGAGCAACTCCGCATGCAGTCTGCGCATCTTTTCCTTGACCAGCGCCACCTTCTCCGCCGGGAGTTCCTTCATGAGGTCGTGGTCCTTCAAGGCGGCGACCGCAGCCGACTGGGCGCGCTTGGCGAGGACCTTGGCGGCATCCTGCTCGTGAGAACCATCTTCGGTGGCCTTCAGCACCCGCATGAGCCATGGCAAGGTGAGGCCGGGAAGCACCAGGGTTGCCAGGAGGACGGCGCAGGCAATCACCAGGATCTCGTGCCGGGCCGGGAAGTCACTGCCATCCGGCAGGGTCAAGGGAAGCGCCAGCGCCAACGCCAACGTAGCCAGGCCGCGCATGCCACACCACGTCAGGATCAGCACTTCCTTGGGTGAGGTGGGCTGCAGGAGGTTCCTGCGCCTCCGGGCCGTCAGGGCAAGCAGGCCCAGCCACAAGAACCGGACGACGAACACCAGGATGCAGATAACCACAGCCATGCCGATCATCCCGAAGATCGCAGTCCCCTCGTCCCGGATAACGTGGCGGATCTCCAGCCCCACCAGGCCGAACGCCAGACCTGTGGCAAGCAACTCCACCACATCCCAGAACGCCGTCCGCGTAATGCGTTCAGCGGCATCCTGCGGCCGCGTATGGCGCTGCAACTCCAAGGCGGTGACGACGACGGCCACCACACCTGATGCGTGCAACTCTTCCGCGAGAATGTAGGCGGCGAACGGAACCACCAAGGTGACGGCACTGCGGGCAACCATGGACGTGACCAACGTGGTGATGAACTTGGTCAGCCAACCCATGGCGATGCCGATCACCACAGCCAGCGCGGCTCCGATGATGAACTGCGGAATGACCTCCGGGCCCACTTCCTTCCCGGACACGGTGGCCGCCACGGCAGCCTGGAAGATGACGATGGCAGCAGCGTCGTTGAAAAGCCCTTCGCTTTGCAGGACCGTGATGAGGCGGCGCGGCATGTGGACGCGGCCGGCTACCGACTCAACGGCAACGGGATCCGGCGGGGCCACCATGGCACCCAAAGCGATGGCCGCCGGGATTCCGATGCCCGGGATCATCAGCCAGGCAGCACCGGCCACTACAGCCGTTGACACCACCACCAGAGCTACGGCCAGGAGCAGGAGCGTTTTCCACCGCACCCTGAAGACGGCCCACGAGCTCTTCTGGGCGGTGGCGAACAGGAGCGGCGGAAGGAAGATCGGCAGGATCAGCTCAGGCGAAATTTCAAACTCAGGGAAGCCCGGGATGAAGGTCAACGCCACAGCCAGCAGCAGCATCAGGACCGGGTACGGAAGCCGGAGCCGGTCCCCCAGGCCCACTGCCACCACCGTAGCCAGCAGCAACCCGACAATGAGCGCCAACTGATCCATGTTCCTGCTTCCCCAGACGTTGTAAGGCCCTCCCCGGACAAAGCCGAAAAAGTTCCCTACCAACATATCCCGGGAGTGCAGACGGTCCATGCGGAGTGACGGTCCACGCCTCCGATTCCGGGTCAGTCCTCCGTGAGCGCGTCCACCACGTCCGCGGTGCCATCCTTGAACGCAATGGTCCGGTGGATGGTGCCGGGCAGTTCCAGGACGGCGGCCGTCACCAGCGCAACGTTGGCCCGCGACGTCTGTGTTCCGCTGCCGGGGTTCTCGGGGTCGGTCTGGATCAAGCCCGTTGCAGGCTCGTCGGTCAAGGTTCCCGGGCCCAGGATGGTCCAATCGAGGTCGGTGGCACGCAGGTAGTCGTCCGCAGCAGCCTTGGCCTCCGCGTAGGCGAAGAATGGATTGTCAGCTGGCACTCCATGGTCCTTCGCCGCGCCGATGTAGGACACCATGACATACCGCTTGACGCCGGCCTGTGCGGCGGCGTCCATCGATCGGATGGCGGCGTCGCGGTCCACGGCATAGGTCCGGTCCGGGTTGCCCCCGCCGGCCCCGGCCGACCAGACCACGGCGTCGTGGCCGTCGAGCGCTTGGGCGAGTTCCGCCGTCGTCGAGTTTTCCACATCAAGCACCTGCGCTTCTGCGCCGGTTTCCGTGACATCTGCCACATGATCGGGATTTCGGATGAAAGACGTGACGTCGTGACCTTCGCCACTGAGGATGCGGGACAGATGCAGGGCCACTTTCCCGTGGCCGCCAATGATTGCGATTCGACTCATGGACCCATTCTGTCCCACGGAACGAAAAAAGACCCCGCAGGCGAATGCTGCGGGGTCTTGCTCTGTAGCGGTGGGGAGGCTCGATCTCCCGACCTCACGATTATGAGTCGTGCGCTCTAACCAACTGAGCTACACCGCCACGAATGAGAAAAACCTGTGTCAAGCCGGTCAAAACCGCCTTGACACAGGCCCTCATTCAGAGCCCCCCACCGGAATCGATCCGGTGACCTCGTTCTTACCAAGAACGCGCTCTACCACTGAGCTAGGGGGGCAACGAGTAAATACTCTACCGGACGTTTTCAGAAGCTACAAATCGGCGAAAGCACGCGGAAAACAGGCGTCGACACAATTTGCGAAGACGCGGTTTCCTTGATCTATTTTCGCCCTCTTCGACTGCCCGAATCAGGGCAGACGAAGGACCTGTCCGGGGTAGATCCGGTCTGGATTGGGCACAGTATCGGCGTTGGTCGCGATCAAAGCACCGAGATCCACTCCGAACTGTGCGGCGATGCCGCTCATGGTGTCTCCCTGCTCCACCACCACCTCCGTGACGCGCGGGGCCACAGGTCCCTGCTGTCCTGCCCCGACAGCGGCCTCAGAGGCCGCCTCCTGCGCCTGCAGCCGGACCTCGGGGGCATCGGGTTCCAGTCCTTCCTGACGGGCCTCCTGGGCTGCTGCGGCGTCCGCGGCTGCCTGTTGTTGGGCCGCCTGGGCTGCCGCGGCCTCGGCGGCGTCCCGGTCAGCTGCTGAAACCCCGACGGCGGCAGCGTCCTCCGCGGCCTGGCTTCCGGCTGATGGGGCTGCTGGAGCGGTGGCCTCGGCGGGAGCTGCGTCGCGGGCAGCGGACCCTGCATCATCCCTGTGATCCTTGTCGCCGTGCAGTAATTGATCGCCGCGCCCCTTGTCACCCAGGCCCAGGTTCTTCTTCACGTTGTCCAGCAATCCCATGGAGCACCCTCCTGCGTTCTGCTTGCGTTCTGGTTGCGTTCTGCTTGCGTTCTGCCGTGCCTCGATCGTACGGCCGGCCGGGGCCTCAGGGAACCCGTGCCCCCTATGGGACGCCATGGAGCGGGATCGGGGGGCGATGGAGCATCGACGTTAAATGCCGCAGGGGGCCGGCTCGAAAGCCGACCCCCTGACGGGAATAACTGAGTGTCCAGCATGTGGTGGTGTTTACCACCAGGAAGTGTTTACCACTTGCCCTTGCGGTTGAAGTCGCGGTTTGCGCCTTCGCCACCGGTGCGGGGCTTGCGGGCGCCGTCACCATGACCGCCGAAGCGTGAGCCGCTGGCCTGGCCGCGATCGCGGTCGCCGTAGCTGCCTGCAGTGCGCTCGGAACGGTCGCTGTAGGAGCGGCCGCCACGGTCAGCGGAGGTACGCTCGCCGTCGGACTTGCGGAAGTCCTTCTTGAAGCCACCATTGCCCTTGAAGTTGCCGCCACCACGGTTCTCGCGGTCGCCATAGCCACCACGTCCACCGGCGCCACCACCGGAGTAGCTGCCGCGGTCTCCACTGGGCTTGCGGCCGTTGTCCAGTTCGAGGTGGATCAGTTCGCCACCGATGCGGGTGCGGGACAGAGCGCGCAACTGATCCGCGCTCAGGTCTGCCGGAAGCTCCACGAGGGAGTGGTCCGAGCGGATGTCGATGCCACCGATCTGTGCGGAGGAAATGCCACCTTCGTTGGCAATGGCGCCAACGATGGAGCCCGGCATGACACGCTGACGGCGTCCGACGGCGATCCGGTAGGTAGCGTTGCCCTCGGTGAGTGCGCGGGTCGGGCCACGCGAGCCGAAGCCGTCCTTGGAGCGCTCGCGCTTCTGGTACTCAGGAGCGGCAGGCAGTTCCTTGACCAGCAACGGCTGTCCACCCTGGGCCATGACGGCCAAGGCTGCAGCGATCTCGGAAGCCGGAACGTTGTGCTCTTCCTCGTAGGAGGAGATGAGGTCGCGGAACGCTGCAACATCCTCGGACGCAAGGGTCTCGGTGATGCGCTCGGCGAACTTGCCCAAGCGCAGCGTGTTCACGGTCTCGGCGGTGGGCAGGTGCATCTGCTCCACCGGCTGGCGCGTTGCCTTTTCGATGGAACGCAGCAGGTACTTCTCACGCGGCGTCATGAACAGGATCGCGTCGCCGGAACGGCCTGCACGGCCCGTACGGCCAATGCGGTGCACGTAGGACTCGGTGTCATGCGGGATGTCGTAGTTGATGACGTGGCTGATGCGCTCCACGTCAAGGCCACGGGCAGCGACGTCGGTAGCGACGAGGATGTCGATGCGGCCTTCCTTCAGCGCGTCCACAGTGCGTTCGCGCTGCTGCTGCGGGATGTCGCCGTTGATGGCGGCAGCCTGGAAGCCGCGGGACTTCAGCTTGTCGGCGAGGTCCTCGGTAGCCATCTTGGTGCGCACGAAGGCAATAACGCCGTCGAACTCTTCAACCTCGAGGATGCGGGTCAGTGCGTCCAGCTTGTGCGGGCCCATGACCTGGAGGTAACGCTGCTTGGTGTTGGCACCGGTGGTGGTCTTGGACTTCACCGAGATTTCAGCCGGGTTGTTCAGGTACTGCTTGGACATGCGGCGGATCTGGCCCGGCATGGTGGCAGAGAACAGCGCAACCTGGCGGGTTTCCGGAGTCTGCTGGAAGATCTGCTCAACGTCATCGGCAAAGCCCATGCGCAGCATTTCGTCAGCTTCGTCCAGCACCAGGTACTGGAGCTCGGACAGGTCCAGGGAACCCTTGGCGATGTGGTCGATCACGCGGCCGGGGGTACCGACAACAACCTGGGCGCCACGGCGCAGTCCGGCGAGCTGCGGGCCGTAAGCCGAGCCACCGTAGACCGGGAGGACAGTGAAGTCGTCAATGTGCTTGGCGTAGGAGGTGAAAGCCTCGGCAACCTGGAGGGCCAATTCACGCGTCGGGGCCAGGACCAGTGCCTGGGTCTTGCGTGAGGGACCGTTGAGGTCGTGGAGTTCTGCCAGGCGGGACAGGGCGGGAACAGCGAAAGCTGCGGTCTTGCCGGTACCGGTCTGGGCGAGGCCAACGACGTCGCGGCCTTCGAGGAGCAGCGGGATGGTGGCTGCCTGGATGGGTGACGGCTTCTCGTAGCCGACATCCTGCAGCGCGGCCAGAACGCGGCCGTCGATGCCAAGATCGACGAAGCGTACGCCTTCTTCTTCCGCTTCTTCTGCCTTGGGGGCAGGAGCTTCGGTTTCTTCTGCCTTGGGAGCAGGAGCTTCGGTGAAGGTGGGGGCTGCAGACTCGGCTGCAGCGTTCTCGACGGGGGCAGCGGCAGCAGCCGGTGCTTCAGCTTCGGCGGGCGCGGTGGTCTCTGCTGCAACAGCGGACTCAGCGGACTCAGTGGTCTGGGCGTCGAAGTTTTCGTTGAGATTTTCGGTCATAGGGGGAAATTCCTCATCCATAGGGTAGTCGGCGCGGCCCGGTTGGGCTTGGCCGCAGTACTCGTCGCGAAGGCAGGCAAAGTGCCCTGCTCTCGCAAGAAGTCCGGCGCTATCGCAATCCCATGGCAGGACTTCCCGCTGCATCTCTTGGCTGCTATCCCAGCAGTCTGTACAGCGTTTTCTTTAGCCGGCTCTCCCTATGAAAATGCCCGCACACAATTGCGGGCCCCAACACTTACCAGTCCTGCCTCAAGAATTGGGCAGGATAAAGGGATTTCCGGAGTGGGGGATATTTCAAGTGTAGGGCACGGGGTGGCCTCACCGCGACTTAAGCCTCAAGGAAGGGCGGTGAGCTTGTTCACACCCTTGCTGTCAGCGCCGCTTCGCAACTACTGAAGGCCGTGACGGCGCAGGACTTTATCGAACGTGGAGTGGTAGTCGTCCTGGAGCCGGATCTCCCCGTCGGCCTGCGCATCGAGCAACGCCTGGACAAGGTCCGGCGTCGGCTCGCTGAACCACTGGCCCACCGTGATGCCATGCTTCGGGACGAACGTCCGGTGAATATGGTCGCCTGCGGACAAGGTCCCTGTCTTGATCACCCGGAGGTACGTGCCCACACGTCCGGCCTGCGTGAACCGCTTCACCCACTGCGGCTCGTCCAGAACCCGCTGGAACGTAGCGCAAGGAACCCGCGGGGACGTCACTTCGACCTCCACTTCCAAGCCGATCCGCCACCGTTCCCCGATGACGGCACCGGTGGTTTCGATGCCGGCCACCCGCAGGTTCTCGCCGAAGAGACCGGCCGGCACCTCCCGTTGAAGCTCGCCCGCCCAGTAATCGGCATCCGCCTGCGAATAGGCATACAGCGCTTGGTCTTCTCCACCATGGTCGATGCGGTTCGCCTGCACATCCCCGTGGACGCCCAGTTTATGAACCTTGACGGGTCCTTCGACGGGGCGCTTGTCCAAGGCTGTGACTCCCACACTGCCGGAGTCGGGCAACAGCTGGTGGACACGGCAGACGGCCAGGAGGGAAGCAGTGTTCATGGGATCAGTCTACGGACGGTCCGGGGCGGGGTTAAGGATCAAAACGGTAGCCCATGCCCGCTTCCGTGTGCAGATGGCGGGGCTCTGCCGGATCCCGCTCCAACTTCCGGCGCAGCTGGGCGATGTACACGCGCAAGTATTGGGTTTCCTTGGCGTAGGCCTGCCCCCACACCTGGGTGAGGATCTGCTGCTGGCTCACCAGCTTCCCCTTATTACGGACCAGCAGCTCCAGGATGTTCCACTCCGTAGGCGTCAGCCTGACCTCAGCCCCGTCCTTCACGATTCTCTTGCCTGCCAGGTCCACCATGAAGTCGGTGGTGGCCAGCGTTGGTTCCTCATGCCCGGTGACCACACGGCGCGAGGCGACCCGAAGCCGGGCAAGCAGCTCATCTAAACCGAAGGGCTTGGTCACGTAGTCGTCCGCACCGGCGTCGAGCGCCTCCACCTTGTCCTCCGACGCGTGCCGGGCAGAGAGCACAATGATGGGCATGCTGCTCCAGCCGCGGATCCGGCGGATGATCTCCACGCCGTCCATATCCGGCAGCCCGAGGTCCAGCACCACGATCTCCACAGGCTGCTTGGCAACGGCCTGAAGGGCATCGGCACCGTTGCCTACCGACAACGCCTGGTAGCCATGGGCCTGAAGCGTGACCTGCATGGCGCGGGCGATCCGGGCCTCGTCCTCGACGATAAGTACCAGCGTCATTGCGCGCCACCAGTCCACAGCGGCAAAGTGACCACCATGGTCAAGCCACCACCCGGCGTCGGCTCCGCAGCGAGTCTCCCGCCCATGGCCTCGCAGAACCCCTTGGCCACTGCGAGGCCCAGCCCGATCCCGCCGCCGGCAGTGTGTCCGGGCGCCGGCGAATCACCGAAGCGCTGGAACGGCTGGAACATGGTGAGGACTTCCTCACTGCCCACTCCCCTGCCATGATCGACAATCCGCAGTTCGCCGGCAGGCCGGTCACCCAAGGTGATGCCGGCACCAGCCCGTGCTGTCAGGACCACATCCGATTCCGGTGCGTACTTCACGGCGTTCTCAACGATATTGGCCACCACGCGCTCAAGCATGCCGGCATCGGCCTGCACCGGGGGAAGGTTGGGTGGCAGTTCGTTGCGGAGGCGCTCAGGCGGAAGACCTCGCAGGGCCTGCGGCAGTACCTCAGCCCAGCCGATCCCGGTCAGCAGCGGATTGACCGCGTCTGCGGTGATTCGGGACATGTCCAGGAGATTATCCACCAAGTGATCCAGGCGGTCCGCATAGTCCTCGATGGTCTCCAGCAGTTCCCGCTCCACCTCTGGAGGAAAACTCACGTCCTCCTGGCGCAGGCTGCTGACAGCCAGCTTGATACCGGCCAACGGCGTCCTCAGGTCATGCGACACGGCGCGCAGAATGGATGTCCGCATCTTGTTGCCCTCGGACAGCCGGACATTGTCCCGCCGGCTCTTCACCAACTGTTGCCGCTCGCGCACGGCCACCACAAAGGCTCCGAAGGCGGCCAGCAGCCGCTGGCGCTGCGGTGTCAGGGGTCCGCCGCGCAGCAGCAGCGTGTACTGGGGATCGACGACGGCGGCATGGTCGGCGGCGGCATGGGTCACCGGCGGATTGGGGCCGGCGCTCGCCAGGACCTGCGATGCGGGAGCCGCCCCGGGCGTGGCTGCCGCGCCCGGGGGTGCGGAGCCCAACAACGTCACTGCTTCCATGCCAAGGTTGCTCCGGACCTTCTCAAGGAAGGTCTCCAGGCTTCCATCCGAACTCAGGATCCGAAGAGCCAACTCGCTCAGGGCAGTGGCTTCGGCTTCGGATCGTGCTGCTTCCTGGGCCCGCCTGCTGGCCAGGCCCACCGCGAGCGCCACACCGCAGGCCACTGCCAGGAACACCACCAAGGTGAACAGCGTGGTGGGGTCGGCAATGGAAAGCGAGCCAACCGGATCGGCCGAGAAGTAGTTCAGCAGGAAGCTGCCCAAAACCGCGGCCACCACTGCAGGCCACAACCCGCCGATCGCGGCGACCGCAACCGCCACGGCCAACTGCAGCAGCATGATCATGGCGAAGTTACGGAAGTTCAGTAACGTCACCAAGAGTTCGACGGCGGGCGGCAGCATGAGTGCCAGCACCAAACCTGTCACCACACGCCCCCGGCCGATGCCTCGAACCGGCGGGAGCCGGAGCAGCACGCCGTCGTCGCCGTTGCTGTAGGTCTCAGGTGCCGCCATGGCTACATCCTTACACGCTTCCCGCGGTGGGGAGTTCTCCCCATTTACCGGCGTCATCCGTGCCTGCACGGCGCGCAAGGACTAGGCTTGCTCTGAGCATTCCGGTCCGGTGTACCGCCGGACACTTCAACGGTCTATCCAGGGGGATATACATGGGCCCGAAAGACAGCCCTGACGCAGCCGGCAACAACGGCAGCAGCAGGGACAACAACAGCGACTTCGGAGCGGGCAACAATCCGCCCAAGCCCCCACCTTGGCAGGTGCCCAAGCCAGAACTCCACCCTGAGCTGTTCACTCCTGTTCAGGAGAACCCGCAACAGGACAAACCGACGCGGAAGAGCAGGAAGGCACCTGCAGGCGCTGCTCCCAGCGCGACCGGAGCTCCTCAACCGGGGCAGCCCCTCCCCGTGGTGGATCCGTTCGCCAAGGAACGCGAACGCGGCGAGGCCGAGGCAGCGAAGAAGAAGAAGCGGTCGCAGCGCCGCACCGTCGTCGTCGGCCTTGGCGTGACAGCACTGTTGGC includes the following:
- a CDS encoding sugar ABC transporter permease, with the translated sequence MSIITTPTTSGQDGRKQVSAKQGRQRQGSTRRVEPIFYFFLVPSLILFTLAITIPGIIGIFFSFTNSIGIGDWEFVGLTNYVAIFTDPAILQSYLFTFGFSIVTVIAVNVVAFLLAVGLTSRIRMKSALRTIFVIPMVVSGIIIAYVFNFLFSNSLPSLGAAAGIPWLENSLLANPDLAWVAIVLVTAWQAVPGALLIYIAGLVAVPGDVYEAAEIDGASKFQQLVKITLPLVSGYVVINIILGFKGFLNAYDIIVGLTNGGPGTSTRSIAMTVISGFNGGDYAYQMANATIFFVVAIVISLVQLSLTRGRNAL
- a CDS encoding Na+/H+ antiporter — its product is MDQLALIVGLLLATVVAVGLGDRLRLPYPVLMLLLAVALTFIPGFPEFEISPELILPIFLPPLLFATAQKSSWAVFRVRWKTLLLLAVALVVVSTAVVAGAAWLMIPGIGIPAAIALGAMVAPPDPVAVESVAGRVHMPRRLITVLQSEGLFNDAAAIVIFQAAVAATVSGKEVGPEVIPQFIIGAALAVVIGIAMGWLTKFITTLVTSMVARSAVTLVVPFAAYILAEELHASGVVAVVVTALELQRHTRPQDAAERITRTAFWDVVELLATGLAFGLVGLEIRHVIRDEGTAIFGMIGMAVVICILVFVVRFLWLGLLALTARRRRNLLQPTSPKEVLILTWCGMRGLATLALALALPLTLPDGSDFPARHEILVIACAVLLATLVLPGLTLPWLMRVLKATEDGSHEQDAAKVLAKRAQSAAVAALKDHDLMKELPAEKVALVKEKMRRLHAELLDGTLQNESVAEKRKRGRELSIAVQTIALDAARQEVVAARNELGTDPEVADRVLRQLDLRTMSMPD
- a CDS encoding ROK family protein, which translates into the protein MLSGTAPSTQLVRRVNASAMLKAMRGAGVLTGTELMDSTGLSRATVISICDELVRLGWLQELESQRGTGDYVKGRPARRFVFDDDAASVIGIDIGATKITAIVANMAGASLSRVTMPFRTFNLPADERADVLDRIAADALKQAGVTADSVLAVAVGVAAPVSRDGEVLTVQEFWRSFDVRRIVAERHGWHVLLENDANLAALAERWQGTAQGVDNFVVMLAGDRLGSGILESGRLLRGQLGGFGELGYLDTVEGVGDTYGIAHYAARWGREAMEASTTTSLHTLCGSDPESLSAEMVFEAAAEGDDAARTVLDRLSERMARVIGSVSTLVNPDLVVIAGAVAASAHALIPGIEEKMTEFTFTPPRLATSPLGDGIVSLGAIRHALDYVEEHALDLYPASLPKHEAAG
- a CDS encoding carbohydrate ABC transporter permease; translated protein: MTNQATLAITEPTTQPTGKSRRRSESAVERVNWPATTILILCAVTVLLPLYVTISMALKTQGQAVDGNAFSFPAPFSFDGFVQAWTLTNFPVGAAMSLLVTAGTVVATIILAAFASYAIVRNWERRLFRYSFFYLLGAMFIPFPVVALPQIQLTGRLGLDNPFGVILLATMFQLSFSVLLFTAFLRSIPMELEESARIDGATTWQTFWKLIFPLLAPMSATVGIFAFLYAWNDFMMPSLIISDPSLQTLPVRQNLFQTQFSNNYHVSFASYLMAMAPAIIAYLFTQRWVMAGVTQGAVKG
- a CDS encoding extracellular solute-binding protein, giving the protein MSLGLALLAGLLSGCTGESGKETIRFTFSKREAIGFMTKLVADYNASQNDTEVVLDTSGVDVVSASFVRGNPPDIALANYNMETSRFVQRGALSDLSGTAAASRIREDLQPLMDQYGTYPDRTSALPYSIMASSVIYNKEIFAANNIKVPTTWSELTAACDQLKAAGVTPFYATWKDDWTIAQGWFDYSVGGQVDTLDFFDKLSAEGTNVGPKSAVSFQKDFEKPVGKMLELASKYVNKDAASRAYGDGNLAFSQGKAAMYLQGPWAFSEIAKTAPDLKLGTFPLPMTEDPQDLRVRVNVDLAAWIPEASKHKEAAKDFLEYLYRPEVIDAYNKSQLGFTPTKDSAAAPDPRIEGMVRYYEQSQVYQGPSVLVPKTIPIMNYTQALVFGASPTSTLSTLDADWARLAFRQ